The Seriola aureovittata isolate HTS-2021-v1 ecotype China chromosome 12, ASM2101889v1, whole genome shotgun sequence genome window below encodes:
- the LOC130178464 gene encoding zona pellucida sperm-binding protein 4-like isoform X2: protein MMELFKCLFGVVVVVVVVSVCDVTAQHYWTMPLQKHQPPLPSQPPQQRLKVPPPSVPFDKCQVAETEKIQCGTRDITAEQCENINCCFDGRQCYYGKAVTVQCTRDGQFVVVVARDATMPHIDVDSVSLLETNNPSCTPAGVTAAFAIFQFPVTACGTTIKEEEGYVVYENHMSSSYEVGIGPRGSITRDSHFELLFQCRYSGTAVEALVLEVNALPPPVPVAAAGPLRVELRLGNGQCLSKGCVEEVAYSSFYTREDYPVTKVLREPVHVEVRLLERSDPNIVLNLEHCWATSTPNPHSLPQWDLLVDGCPYHDDRYTTTVVPVDGSSGLQYPSHHKRFIIKMFTFVDQNTFTTQQDTVFIHCATAVCYPSSTNSCAQPCHRQRRAVAAVRKASSNQRAVVSSGEVILTEERTTSAPDTKSNR, encoded by the exons ATGATGGAGCTTTTCAAGTGTCTGTTTggtgtagtggtggtggtggttgtggtttcAGTTTGTGATGTTACTGCCCAGCATTACTGGACGATGCCTCTGCAGAAACATcaacctcctcttccttcccaGCCGCCTCAGCAACGGTTGAAGGTTCCTCCACCTTCAGTTCCCTTTGATAAATGTCAGGTGGCGGAGACTGAGAAGATACAGTGCGGGACTCGAGATATCACAGCCGAGCAGTGTGAAaacataaactgctgctttGATGGGCGGCAGTGCTACTACGGGAAAGCAG TGACTGTGCAGTGTACCAGGGATGGCCAGTTTGTGGTGGTCGTGGCTCGAGATGCCACTATGCCCCACATAGATGTGGATTCAGTCAGCCTGCTGGAGACAAACAACCCCTCCTGTACCCCAGCTGGTGTCACCGCTGCCTTTGCCATCTTTCAGTTCCCTGTGACTGCATGTGGTACTACAATCAAG gaggaagaggggtaTGTGGTGTATGAGAACCACATGTCTTCCTCATATGAAGTGGGAATTGGCCCAAGAGGATCAATCACCAGGGACAGTCATTTTGA gTTATTGTTCCAGTGTAGATACTCGGGCACAGCAGTGGAGGCTCTCGTCTTGGAGGTGAACGCTCTTCCTCCCCCAGTGCCAGTCGCTGCTGCAGGACCCCTCAGGGTGGAGCTCAGACTGGGCAACGGACAGTGTCTCTCAAAGGGATGTGTGGAAG AGGTAGCGTACAGCTCCTTCTACACTCGAGAAGACTATCCTGTCACTAAAGTGCTGAGGGAACCTGTGCATGTCGAGGTGCGACTCCTGGAGAGGTCTGATCCAAACATCGTCTTGAACCTGGAGCACTGCTGGGCCACATCCACCCCCAATCCTCACAGTTTGCCACAATGGGACCTTCTGGTTGATGG ATGTCCCTACCACGATGACCGTTACACAACCACAGTAGTGCCTGTGGATGGCTCCTCTGGGCTTCAGTATCCATCACACCACAAACGTTTCATCAtcaaaatgttcacatttgtggATCAAAACACCTTTACTACTCAACAGGACACG gtgTTCATCCACTGTGCTACTGCAGTGTGTTACCCCAGCAGCACAAACTCTTGTGCACAGCCATGCCACCGGCAAC
- the LOC130178464 gene encoding zona pellucida sperm-binding protein 4-like isoform X1, producing the protein MMELFKCLFGVVVVVVVVSVCDVTAQHYWTMPLQKHQPPLPSQPPQQRLKVPPPSVPFDKCQVAETEKIQCGTRDITAEQCENINCCFDGRQCYYGKAVTVQCTRDGQFVVVVARDATMPHIDVDSVSLLETNNPSCTPAGVTAAFAIFQFPVTACGTTIKEEEGYVVYENHMSSSYEVGIGPRGSITRDSHFELLFQCRYSGTAVEALVLEVNALPPPVPVAAAGPLRVELRLGNGQCLSKGCVEEEVAYSSFYTREDYPVTKVLREPVHVEVRLLERSDPNIVLNLEHCWATSTPNPHSLPQWDLLVDGCPYHDDRYTTTVVPVDGSSGLQYPSHHKRFIIKMFTFVDQNTFTTQQDTVFIHCATAVCYPSSTNSCAQPCHRQRRAVAAVRKASSNQRAVVSSGEVILTEERTTSAPDTKSNR; encoded by the exons ATGATGGAGCTTTTCAAGTGTCTGTTTggtgtagtggtggtggtggttgtggtttcAGTTTGTGATGTTACTGCCCAGCATTACTGGACGATGCCTCTGCAGAAACATcaacctcctcttccttcccaGCCGCCTCAGCAACGGTTGAAGGTTCCTCCACCTTCAGTTCCCTTTGATAAATGTCAGGTGGCGGAGACTGAGAAGATACAGTGCGGGACTCGAGATATCACAGCCGAGCAGTGTGAAaacataaactgctgctttGATGGGCGGCAGTGCTACTACGGGAAAGCAG TGACTGTGCAGTGTACCAGGGATGGCCAGTTTGTGGTGGTCGTGGCTCGAGATGCCACTATGCCCCACATAGATGTGGATTCAGTCAGCCTGCTGGAGACAAACAACCCCTCCTGTACCCCAGCTGGTGTCACCGCTGCCTTTGCCATCTTTCAGTTCCCTGTGACTGCATGTGGTACTACAATCAAG gaggaagaggggtaTGTGGTGTATGAGAACCACATGTCTTCCTCATATGAAGTGGGAATTGGCCCAAGAGGATCAATCACCAGGGACAGTCATTTTGA gTTATTGTTCCAGTGTAGATACTCGGGCACAGCAGTGGAGGCTCTCGTCTTGGAGGTGAACGCTCTTCCTCCCCCAGTGCCAGTCGCTGCTGCAGGACCCCTCAGGGTGGAGCTCAGACTGGGCAACGGACAGTGTCTCTCAAAGGGATGTGTGGAAG AAGAGGTAGCGTACAGCTCCTTCTACACTCGAGAAGACTATCCTGTCACTAAAGTGCTGAGGGAACCTGTGCATGTCGAGGTGCGACTCCTGGAGAGGTCTGATCCAAACATCGTCTTGAACCTGGAGCACTGCTGGGCCACATCCACCCCCAATCCTCACAGTTTGCCACAATGGGACCTTCTGGTTGATGG ATGTCCCTACCACGATGACCGTTACACAACCACAGTAGTGCCTGTGGATGGCTCCTCTGGGCTTCAGTATCCATCACACCACAAACGTTTCATCAtcaaaatgttcacatttgtggATCAAAACACCTTTACTACTCAACAGGACACG gtgTTCATCCACTGTGCTACTGCAGTGTGTTACCCCAGCAGCACAAACTCTTGTGCACAGCCATGCCACCGGCAAC